In Rattus norvegicus strain BN/NHsdMcwi chromosome 1, GRCr8, whole genome shotgun sequence, a genomic segment contains:
- the Faap24 gene encoding Fanconi anemia core complex-associated protein 24 isoform X2, producing the protein MKNGADPNWLRSCKSAHLQGIVIVEKTQMSEQYFPAAQKFTVLDLGMVLLPVASQSEASCLIFQLVQEQTREPSKNPFLRKKRSMLSESSLVQTVQQIPGVGKVKAPLLLQKFPSIQQLSNASTQELEEVVGRTVAQQIHTFFTQPKRQQSWH; encoded by the exons ATGAAAAATGGCGCGGATCCCAACTGGCTCAGGAGTTGCAAG TCTGCACATCTTCAAGGGATCGTAATAGTTGAGAAAACCCAGATGAGTGAACAGTACTTCCCAGCAGCCCAGAAGTTTACTGTGCTAGACCTCGGAATGGTGCTGCTTCCAGTAGCCAGCCAGTCAGAAGCATCCTGCCTCATCTTCCAGTTG GTTCAAGAGCAAACCAGAGAGCCCAGCAAGAACCCTTTCCTCAGGAAAAAGCGCTCCATGCTCTCTGAGTCCTCCCTTGTTCAAACTGTGCAGCAGATCCCGGGGGTTGGTAAGGTTAAGGCCCCCCTTCTGCTCCAGAAGTTTCCAAGCATCCAGCAACTAAGTAACGCTTCCACCCAAGAACTGGAGGAAGTCGTGGGACGCACAGTAGCACAGCAAATCCACACCTTCTTCACCCAGCCTAAGCGACAGCAGTCCTGGCACTGA
- the Faap24 gene encoding Fanconi anemia core complex-associated protein 24 has protein sequence MERNPPGGTGPVHVPLGHIVANEKWRGSQLAQELQGKVRLIFEEGLASTDFYLSSKSCILYITEADLVAGHGYKKRLARFRNSAHLQGIVIVEKTQMSEQYFPAAQKFTVLDLGMVLLPVASQSEASCLIFQLVQEQTREPSKNPFLRKKRSMLSESSLVQTVQQIPGVGKVKAPLLLQKFPSIQQLSNASTQELEEVVGRTVAQQIHTFFTQPKRQQSWH, from the exons ATGGAAAGGAACCCCCCTGGTGGTACTGGTCCAGTCCACGTGCCACTGGGGCATATTGTGGCTAATGAAAAATGGCGCGGATCCCAACTGGCTCAGGAGTTGCAAG gaaaagtTAGACTCATTTTTGAGGAGGGTCTGGCATCGACAGATTTTTACCTGTCTAGCAAATCCTGCATTCTCTATATCACTGAAGCAGATCTGGTGGCTGGACATGGTTACAAAAAAAGACTTGCTCGCTTTAGAAAT TCTGCACATCTTCAAGGGATCGTAATAGTTGAGAAAACCCAGATGAGTGAACAGTACTTCCCAGCAGCCCAGAAGTTTACTGTGCTAGACCTCGGAATGGTGCTGCTTCCAGTAGCCAGCCAGTCAGAAGCATCCTGCCTCATCTTCCAGTTG GTTCAAGAGCAAACCAGAGAGCCCAGCAAGAACCCTTTCCTCAGGAAAAAGCGCTCCATGCTCTCTGAGTCCTCCCTTGTTCAAACTGTGCAGCAGATCCCGGGGGTTGGTAAGGTTAAGGCCCCCCTTCTGCTCCAGAAGTTTCCAAGCATCCAGCAACTAAGTAACGCTTCCACCCAAGAACTGGAGGAAGTCGTGGGACGCACAGTAGCACAGCAAATCCACACCTTCTTCACCCAGCCTAAGCGACAGCAGTCCTGGCACTGA